The nucleotide window GAATTTACCTTTTTGATGTGTATAAATTTATGAAATAATATAATGCCTTGCTTTTCAATATCTGGACTATTTTAAGTAAAAGAAAAAGTTTTTATTTTTAAAAGTTTGAAAGCTTAGGATTGGTGTCATGAATAACAAACAATATTGTAGTTGATTAATTAAAACTTCTTTATAATGAAATCTGTATCGATAAAAAGCATAGTTTTTGTAATTATTGTAGCTATTGCAACCGTATTATTGGCTGTTAAAATGTACCCGGAAGAAAAAGCTATTGTGGTAAAACCTTTGAAAAAGAGCTATAAAGCAGGTGTAGTTTTTACTTTTGATGACAATTATATCGAAGATTGGTACGTTGCCGATTTGCTTTTGCATCCTTACGGTTGGAAAGCTACTTTTTTTGTTACCTGGTATGGTAGTTTGACACCAGAGCAAAAAACAAAACTTCATTATTTAAAAGATAATGGTCATGATATAGCTGCGCATGGTTACAATCATTTGAATGCATTAAAATATTATAAGCAATTTGGAATGAAGAAGTATATCAAAGACGATATTTTGACATTGAAATCGGCAATGGCAAAAGATGGTTTTGATGTTCATTCCTTTGCTTATCCAGATGGAGCACGCGATTCGACCCTAGATAATGAATTGCTTAATTATTTTTCTATAATAAGAGGGACTACTTATGAGGAGATTCCGCCACAATCACAATATTGCTATTATGAAGGAAAAAGAGTTGTCTACGGCCTCGGTATAGATGATGACTACAAACAGTTTAATATTCCTTATTATAAAAGCCTGATGGATTACGCCAAAAAGCACAATAAAATAGTGATATTTTATGGTCATAAAACGGTTCCTGATGCCGATGAAAAGCTAGAAACACCACTTTCTGCTTTAGAAGAACTTTGCAAATATGCCAAAAACAAAGGCCTTAAATTTTATACTATAGATGATTTGGCGAAGTTGTGATTTTGTAAAATAATTTGAATAAACCACTCTGTATTTTTATAGCTTAGAGTGGATTATTTGACTGTTTTTAAGCATTCAATTGCTGTTTTTATTATTTGGAAATAATCCAGTCTTTACTTCCTTTCTTTTGGTAAGGGTTGGAGCTGTGCTATGCTAAAAAACTATTGTAGATTTCCAATTGGTATTAATTCTTTCTTAATTGTTTTTTACACGAAAAAAAATCTTTTCAATCTTCTTTTTTAATTTTTCCTCAGTTATCCTGAATATTTTTTTATTTGTAATTATTTGATAAAAAAATTATATACTTGTAAAATATTTATTTTGTAAAATATTAACAATAAAAAAATATATGTAAAAGTTTTATAGCGCATATATAAAGTAATATGCTTAAAATTATTTCAATTGATAATTTTTTGTTTATAATTTAAAAATGTTTTTAAATCTATAAAATAAGGAAAAAGAAATATTTTAGTATAAAAGTGCAAGATTGTGTGCCTTCTAAAATAATATATAAACATACTGTTGGAGAAATCGTTTTTACTAAAACGATTTTTGTAATTAATTTAATATTTCTTAAAATGGAAAGACGAGAAGCATTGAAAAAAATAGCTTTTTTGATGGGTGGAGCAATTTCTGCTACAACAATGGGGGTTTTATTTGAAAGTTTTACTGTATATGACCCCGAACAAAGCACCTATTTCTATTCTCTAAATGATGAAGAAGTTTTGGGTGAATTTTCAGAAATTATTTTGCCTACAACTGCAAAATCGCCTGGGGCAAAAGCTGCTGGTGTTGGTGCTTTAATACCACAGATTATTCAAGATTGCTATCCTCCAAAATTACAAGAAGTTTTCAAGAATGGATTTCAAGAAATGTTGACTAAATGTAAAAGTAAATTCAACAAAGAATTTATGAGTCTTTCCAATGAAGATAAAAATCTACTCATGAATGAGCTAAGACAGGAAGCGCTTAATAATCAAAAGAAACCTTCTTTTTTTATAATTGCCAGAGATTTAACCCTTTTAGGTTATTTCTCCTCTGAAATTGGATGTACAATCGCCAGGGAATATTTGCCAATACCTGGTAGATATGATGGCAATGCCGACTACAAAGAAGGGCAAAAAGCTTGGGCAACCTAAAATAATTGGCTGTTTGTAATTTTTTTTTCAATTCTAAAATTAAAAATATAGTGAATATCAATACTGATTTAAAGAAGCAAAATACGTATGACGCCATTGTCATTGGTTCAGGAATAAGTGGTGGATGGGCAGCCAAAGAATTAACAGAAAAAGGGCTTAAGGTTCTTATGCTGGAACGAGGAATGGATATAGAACACATCAAAGATTATGATTCGGCCATGAAAGCTCCTTGGGAAATTGCCTATTGCGGAAAATTAACCGAAGAGCAAAAAAGAACCCATCCCGTACAAACCAGAGATTACGTATATAGTCAGGCTACTCCAAATTGGTCAGTAAATGATTTAGATTGCCCTTATACCGAAATCAAACGTTTTGATTGGTACAGAGGATTTCATGTTGGTGGAAAGTCCTTGATGTGGGGGCGCCAAAGTTATCGTTTAAGCGATATTAATTTTGAAGATAATGCCAAGGATGGTCACGGAAATGACTGGCCAATTCGATATAAAGATTTAGCCCCTTGGTATGATCATGTTGAAAAATTTGCCGGAATAAGTGGACAAAATGAAAACTGGCCTTCTTTGCCAGATGGTCATTTTTTGCCACCAATGGATATGAATTGCGTTGAAAAATCGGTAAAAGAACGTATCGAGAAACATTACAATAAATCCAGAATTATGACAATTGGTCGTACTGCAAATTTAACAGTACCACATTTAGGCCGAGGCAATTGTCAATACAGAAGTTTATGCAGTAGAGGCTGTCCGTTTGGAGCCTATTTTAGTACGCAAGCTTCAACCTTGCCAGCAGCTATGGCTACAAAAAGGCTAACTGTTCGTCCTTATTCAATTGTTAATCATATTATTTATGACAAAGAAACCAAAAAAGCCAAAGGTGTAATGGTTATTGATGCTCAGACTAATGAAACGATGGAGTTTTATGCCAAAATCGTTTTTGTAAATGGATCAACTCTAGGAACAACTTTCATCTTATTAAATTCAACTTCCGAAGCGCATCCAAATGGTTTGGGTAATGCCAGCGGACATTTAGGACATAACTTAATGGATCATCACTTCAGATGTGGAGCAAGTGGAGATGCAGAAGGATTTGAAGATAAATATACTTACGGACGAAGAGCCAATGGTATTTATGTTCCTAGGTATCAAAATTTTAATAATGACAAACGAGATTATGTGCGCGGTTTTGGATACCAAGGGGGCGCCAGCAGAGGAACTTGGTATGATAACGTTGCCGAATTGTCGTTTGGTGGGGATTTCAAAGATAATTTATCAAAACCTGCCGATACATGGAGAATGGGATTAGGAGGATTTGGCGAAATGTTGCCTTACTACGAAAATAGAGTTTACATCGACCATTCCAAAAAAGACAAATGGGGACAATCCGTATTGGCTATTGACTGTGAACACAGAGAAAATGAAGCTAAAATGCGTAAAGATATGATGAATGACGCCGCCGAAATGCTCGAAGCGGCGGGTATGAAAAACGTAAAAACATACGATAATGGCTCTGCACCGGGAATGGCGATTCACGAAATGGGAACTGCACGTATGGGGAATGATCCAAAAGAATCGGTGTTAAACAAGTGGAATCAAATGCATGAAGTGAACAATGTATTTGTTACTGATGGTGCCAGTATGCCTTCGGGTGGTTGTCAAAATCCATCCTTGACATTCATGGCCTTAACCGCCAGAGCATGTGATTATGCTGTAAAAGAATTAAAGAAAAAAAATATTTAGACTTAGTATATTTCTGATTTTATGAGAAAATTAAAAATGGGAATGATTGGCGGTGGCAAAAACGCTTTTATAGGAGCTGTTCATCGCATTGCTGCCAATATGGATGGATTAATCGAATTGCATTGCGGTGCTTTTAGTTCGAATCCTGATTTATCCCTTGAATCCGGTAAAGAATTAGGGTTGCCAAAAGATAAATGTTATGAATCTTATGCCCAAATGATTGAGACCGAAGCAAAATTACCTTCTGAAGAAAGAATGGATTTTGTTTCAATTGTAACTCCGAATCATGCTCATTTTGCACCTGCAATGTTGGCTTTGGAAAATGGTTTCCATGTTGTTTTGGATAAGCCAATGACTTTGACTTTGGCGGAAGCCAAATTATTGGAACAAAAAGTCAAAGAAACAGGACTTTATTTATGCGTGACGCATACGTATTCCGGTTATCCAATGGTGAAACAAGCCAGAAATATGGTTGCTGAAAATCAATTTGGAGCCATTCGGAAAATTATGGTAGAATATCCTCAAGGCTGGTTGAGTACACCTTTTGAAAATGAAGGAAATAAACAGGCGGCCTGGAGAACAGATCCATCCAAAAGTGGTATCAGTGGTTGTATGGGAGATATTGGTACTCATGCTGCCCACTTGGCCGAATATATTTCGGGATTAAAAATCACACAACTTTGTGCAGATATTAATACTGTCGTTGCCAACAGAAGACTGGATGATGACGGGAATGTGTTGCTTAAATTTGATAATGGGGCCAATGGAATTTTGGTTGCAAGCCAAATTGCCGCCGGTGAAGAGAATAGTTTGAAAATAAAAATTTATGGTGAAAAAGGAGGCTTGGAATGGCATCAAATGGAACCAAATACTTTGATTGTAAAATGGCTGAACGCGCCTGCTCAAGTGTATCGAACCGGAAATGGGTATGTGTCACCAATAGCAGCTTTTAATACACGAGTTCCAAGCGGACATCCAGAAGGATATATGGAAGCTTTTGGGAATTTATACAAAAATTTTGCTTTGACTTTACAATCAAAACAGGAAGGTAAAGAACCAACAACAAGTATGCTAGATTTTCCAAATGTAGTAGATGGTGTTCGTGGAATGGCTTTTATAGAAAATGTAATTTCTTCGGGAAAATCATCTCAAAAATGGACAGATTTTTTGAGTTGCTAAGAAACTAAGATTCTTAGAATCTCAGAATCTCAGTAACTTAGTTTCTTAATTAATTTTAAATCACAACAAATGACAACAATGCAAGGACCTGCGGTTTTTATAGCACAATTTATTTCTGATGAAGCTCCTTTTAATTCCTTAGAAGGAATGTGTCAATGGGCAAAGAATCTTAATTTTAAGGGGATTCAGATACCAACTTGGGATTCCCGTTTTATTGATTTGAAAAAAGCGGCCGATAGTAAAACTTATGCCGAAGAAATAACAGGAATTGCTGCTTCGCATGGATTGAAAATATCCGAACTTTCTACTCATTTACAAGGTCAACTAGTTGCTGTTCATCCCACGTACGATGATTTTTTTGACGGTTTTGCACCACAAGAGTTTCGAGGCAACCCAAAAGCAAGACAAGAATGGGCTGTACAACAAATGCATTATGCGGCACAAGCTTCTCAAAATTTAGGGCTTAATGCGCATGCGACTTTTAGCGGTTCCTTATTGTGGCAATTTTTTCATCCCTGGCCGCAACGACCACCTGGATTAATTGAAGAAGGATTCAAAGAACTTGCCAATCGCTGGTTGCCAATCCTCAATGAATTTGATAGAAACGGTGTGGATGTTTGTTACGAAATCCACCCTGGCGAGGATTTATTTGATGGGGAAACTTACGAAATGTTTCTAAAAGCGGTCAACAATCATCAGCGCGCCTGTATTTTGTATGATCCTTCCCATTTTGTTCTTCAACAATTGGATTATATTCAATACATCGATTTTTATCATGAGCGAATCAAAGCTTTTCATGTGAAGGATGCGGAGTTTAATCCAACAGGAAAACAAGGAACTTTTGGGGGGTATCAAAGTTGGCTGAATCGTGCGGGACGTTATCGTTCGCCGGGTGATGGTCAGGTAGATTTTAAAACCATTTTCAGCAAATTGGCACAATATGATTATAAAGGATGGGCTGTGATGGAATGGGAATGCTGTTTGAAAAACCAAGAAGATGGTGCTCGTGAAGGAGCCGAATTTATTAAAAAACACATCATTAAAGTGACTGATAAGGCTTTTGATGATTTTGCAGCGGTCGAAACCGATACCCAACTTAATAGAAAAAATCTAGGGTTATAAAACAAATTTATTAAAGGAATATTATAATATGAAAATTAAAATTTTAGTTGCAGTAATAGCTTTTGGAGGATTAAGTTCTTTCTCGGGTTTTGAAACAAATTTAAAGGAATATAAAAATAGTAGTGATGAAACCGAACTTTCTGAGGGAGAAAAAATAATGGCAAAACTAGACTGTGCCACTTGTCATAAAATTGATAAAAAAGTCATCGGACCATCGTATTTGGATATTGCAAAAAAATATCCACTGAATGATAAAAGCATTGGTTATTTATCGGATAAAATTATCAAAGGAGGTTCTGGAGTTTGGGGGGCTATCCCAATGGCTCCGCATGCTGCATTAAAAAAAGATGATGCAAAAAAAGTAGCCAAATATATTTTGTCACTAAACAATAAAAAAGCGTAATCAATTTATGGAAAAAGGTTTTGTATCAAGGTTATTCATTGGTTGCGTGCTGTTTACGGCATTGCAAACGCTACAGGCTCAAAAAGGATTTAAGCCTCTTTTTGACGGAAAAACCACAGCAGGTTGGCATTCATATGGAAAAACATCGGCTAGTGCCGGATGGAAAGTCGAAGAAGGCGTTTTGCATTTTGATCCCGAGGCAGCCAAAAATGGTCAAGGAGGAGATTTGGTAACTGATGCTGAGTATGAAAATTTTCATTTAAAACTAGATTGGAAAGTGGCGCCAAATGCCAACAGCGGAATCA belongs to Flavobacterium gilvum and includes:
- a CDS encoding Gfo/Idh/MocA family protein — its product is MRKLKMGMIGGGKNAFIGAVHRIAANMDGLIELHCGAFSSNPDLSLESGKELGLPKDKCYESYAQMIETEAKLPSEERMDFVSIVTPNHAHFAPAMLALENGFHVVLDKPMTLTLAEAKLLEQKVKETGLYLCVTHTYSGYPMVKQARNMVAENQFGAIRKIMVEYPQGWLSTPFENEGNKQAAWRTDPSKSGISGCMGDIGTHAAHLAEYISGLKITQLCADINTVVANRRLDDDGNVLLKFDNGANGILVASQIAAGEENSLKIKIYGEKGGLEWHQMEPNTLIVKWLNAPAQVYRTGNGYVSPIAAFNTRVPSGHPEGYMEAFGNLYKNFALTLQSKQEGKEPTTSMLDFPNVVDGVRGMAFIENVISSGKSSQKWTDFLSC
- a CDS encoding gluconate 2-dehydrogenase subunit 3 family protein: MERREALKKIAFLMGGAISATTMGVLFESFTVYDPEQSTYFYSLNDEEVLGEFSEIILPTTAKSPGAKAAGVGALIPQIIQDCYPPKLQEVFKNGFQEMLTKCKSKFNKEFMSLSNEDKNLLMNELRQEALNNQKKPSFFIIARDLTLLGYFSSEIGCTIAREYLPIPGRYDGNADYKEGQKAWAT
- a CDS encoding sugar phosphate isomerase/epimerase family protein; the protein is MTTMQGPAVFIAQFISDEAPFNSLEGMCQWAKNLNFKGIQIPTWDSRFIDLKKAADSKTYAEEITGIAASHGLKISELSTHLQGQLVAVHPTYDDFFDGFAPQEFRGNPKARQEWAVQQMHYAAQASQNLGLNAHATFSGSLLWQFFHPWPQRPPGLIEEGFKELANRWLPILNEFDRNGVDVCYEIHPGEDLFDGETYEMFLKAVNNHQRACILYDPSHFVLQQLDYIQYIDFYHERIKAFHVKDAEFNPTGKQGTFGGYQSWLNRAGRYRSPGDGQVDFKTIFSKLAQYDYKGWAVMEWECCLKNQEDGAREGAEFIKKHIIKVTDKAFDDFAAVETDTQLNRKNLGL
- a CDS encoding c-type cytochrome; protein product: MKIKILVAVIAFGGLSSFSGFETNLKEYKNSSDETELSEGEKIMAKLDCATCHKIDKKVIGPSYLDIAKKYPLNDKSIGYLSDKIIKGGSGVWGAIPMAPHAALKKDDAKKVAKYILSLNNKKA
- a CDS encoding GMC oxidoreductase, which translates into the protein MVNINTDLKKQNTYDAIVIGSGISGGWAAKELTEKGLKVLMLERGMDIEHIKDYDSAMKAPWEIAYCGKLTEEQKRTHPVQTRDYVYSQATPNWSVNDLDCPYTEIKRFDWYRGFHVGGKSLMWGRQSYRLSDINFEDNAKDGHGNDWPIRYKDLAPWYDHVEKFAGISGQNENWPSLPDGHFLPPMDMNCVEKSVKERIEKHYNKSRIMTIGRTANLTVPHLGRGNCQYRSLCSRGCPFGAYFSTQASTLPAAMATKRLTVRPYSIVNHIIYDKETKKAKGVMVIDAQTNETMEFYAKIVFVNGSTLGTTFILLNSTSEAHPNGLGNASGHLGHNLMDHHFRCGASGDAEGFEDKYTYGRRANGIYVPRYQNFNNDKRDYVRGFGYQGGASRGTWYDNVAELSFGGDFKDNLSKPADTWRMGLGGFGEMLPYYENRVYIDHSKKDKWGQSVLAIDCEHRENEAKMRKDMMNDAAEMLEAAGMKNVKTYDNGSAPGMAIHEMGTARMGNDPKESVLNKWNQMHEVNNVFVTDGASMPSGGCQNPSLTFMALTARACDYAVKELKKKNI
- a CDS encoding polysaccharide deacetylase family protein; translated protein: MKSVSIKSIVFVIIVAIATVLLAVKMYPEEKAIVVKPLKKSYKAGVVFTFDDNYIEDWYVADLLLHPYGWKATFFVTWYGSLTPEQKTKLHYLKDNGHDIAAHGYNHLNALKYYKQFGMKKYIKDDILTLKSAMAKDGFDVHSFAYPDGARDSTLDNELLNYFSIIRGTTYEEIPPQSQYCYYEGKRVVYGLGIDDDYKQFNIPYYKSLMDYAKKHNKIVIFYGHKTVPDADEKLETPLSALEELCKYAKNKGLKFYTIDDLAKL